The proteins below are encoded in one region of Sedimentibacter sp. zth1:
- a CDS encoding ABC transporter ATP-binding protein/permease, which yields MIKLSSIRKEYTIADTKVQALKGINIEFRQNEFVSIVGPSGCGKTTLLNIIGGLDHYTDGDLSIEGRSTKDFKENDWDSYRNHSVGFVFQSYNLIPHQTVLSNVELALTLSGVSKSERKKRATDVLRKVGLGDQLKKKPNQMSGGQMQRVAIARALVNNPEILLADEPTGALDSETSIQIMDLLKGIANDRLVIMVTHNPELAENYSTRIIKLLDGNIINDTSPYEENKLTENKVTKKERKPSMSLKTALSLSFNNLLSKKARTFLTAFAGSIGIIGIALIMSLQTGVQNYISTVEEDTLASYPITIASQSMDMSSMMSMMMKTSEKEGHDLEKIYSNNIMTNMLKSLTTQAQKNDLAAFKKYIENENNSIYDITNDVKYGYDLALQIFNSNYDKEIIQVNPSTLLDDIGFSTPMPPMVNMGLMPKEAFPSPSNINVFDEMLDNKDLLHSQYDVLAGKWPENYDELVMVIDENNEINDMTLYSLGLMNQQEVKDMMNSIREGKEIESTTEITSYTYENILNTSFKLLLNTDYFNKDKNGQWKNNSNNTIYMTGKLDTATDLKIVGIVRPNENAISTSISGTIGYTKDLTEFTINKINESEIVKEQLANPNTDIFTGINFDDNEIPITMDDVNMYISTLPQEEQMQIQMMVQTKSEEEILNIFAKQMGFDLTNATYEGNLSLLGSVSLDNPSTINIYPNSFENKDAVINYINDYNKIRTEASQEEYRIGYTDVVGIMMSAVTTIVNTISYVLIAFVAISLIVSSIMIGIITYISVLERTKEIGVLRSIGASKRDISTVFNAETLIVGFIAGLIGIGITLLLSIPINNIVYKITNVANISALPVMGAVILILISVILTVIAGLIPSRIAAKKDPVIALRSE from the coding sequence GTGATAAAACTGAGCAGCATTAGGAAAGAGTATACAATTGCAGACACAAAGGTTCAAGCGTTAAAAGGTATAAACATAGAATTTAGACAAAACGAATTTGTTTCCATAGTTGGACCATCTGGTTGTGGAAAAACTACTTTACTCAATATAATTGGTGGACTTGACCATTATACAGACGGTGATTTGTCCATAGAAGGTAGATCTACTAAGGACTTTAAAGAAAATGATTGGGACTCATATAGAAATCATTCAGTTGGATTTGTATTTCAATCATATAATCTAATCCCTCATCAGACGGTTTTATCAAATGTTGAATTAGCATTGACTTTATCTGGTGTTTCCAAGTCGGAAAGAAAAAAACGTGCAACTGATGTACTGAGAAAAGTAGGATTAGGTGACCAATTAAAGAAAAAACCAAATCAAATGTCCGGTGGTCAAATGCAAAGGGTTGCTATTGCAAGAGCATTAGTAAACAATCCAGAAATATTACTTGCTGATGAACCAACTGGTGCACTTGATAGTGAAACCAGTATTCAAATTATGGATTTGTTAAAAGGAATAGCAAATGACAGACTTGTTATAATGGTCACACATAATCCTGAATTAGCAGAAAATTATTCTACTCGTATTATTAAACTTCTAGACGGAAATATAATAAACGATACTAGTCCTTATGAGGAAAATAAACTAACGGAAAACAAAGTAACTAAGAAGGAAAGAAAACCTTCTATGTCATTAAAAACAGCTTTATCTCTAAGTTTTAACAATTTACTTAGTAAAAAGGCTCGTACTTTTTTAACTGCTTTTGCTGGGAGTATTGGCATCATAGGCATTGCCTTAATTATGTCCCTTCAAACTGGTGTACAAAACTACATATCAACTGTTGAAGAAGATACTTTAGCATCATATCCAATAACTATTGCTAGTCAATCTATGGATATGTCATCAATGATGTCAATGATGATGAAAACAAGTGAAAAGGAAGGTCATGACCTTGAAAAAATATATTCAAATAACATCATGACTAATATGCTAAAATCATTAACAACTCAAGCACAAAAAAATGATTTAGCTGCATTTAAAAAGTATATTGAAAATGAAAATAATAGCATATACGATATAACCAATGATGTTAAATATGGATATGATTTAGCTTTACAAATTTTTAATTCTAATTATGATAAAGAAATAATTCAAGTTAATCCAAGTACTTTACTTGATGATATTGGATTTAGCACACCTATGCCTCCAATGGTTAACATGGGTTTAATGCCTAAAGAAGCATTTCCATCACCGTCAAATATCAACGTCTTTGACGAAATGTTAGATAATAAAGATTTGTTACATTCTCAATACGACGTTTTAGCTGGAAAATGGCCAGAAAATTACGACGAACTGGTTATGGTTATAGATGAAAACAATGAGATTAACGATATGACTCTATACTCGTTAGGGTTAATGAATCAACAAGAAGTTAAAGATATGATGAATTCAATTAGAGAAGGAAAAGAAATAGAAAGCACTACTGAAATAACATCATATACTTATGAAAATATTTTAAATACTTCTTTTAAACTGTTATTAAATACAGATTATTTTAATAAAGATAAAAATGGTCAATGGAAGAATAATAGCAACAATACCATATATATGACAGGTAAACTCGATACTGCTACTGATTTAAAAATAGTTGGTATCGTCAGACCAAATGAAAATGCCATTTCGACTTCCATTTCAGGTACAATTGGATACACTAAAGATTTAACTGAATTTACCATAAACAAAATTAATGAAAGCGAAATTGTTAAAGAACAGCTTGCTAATCCTAATACTGATATTTTCACAGGAATTAATTTTGATGATAATGAAATACCTATTACAATGGATGATGTTAATATGTATATCAGTACTTTGCCACAAGAGGAACAAATGCAAATTCAAATGATGGTACAAACAAAATCCGAAGAAGAAATTTTAAATATATTTGCTAAACAAATGGGCTTTGATTTAACAAATGCTACTTATGAGGGTAATTTATCTTTGCTTGGATCAGTTTCATTGGATAATCCAAGTACAATAAATATTTATCCGAATAGCTTTGAAAATAAAGATGCTGTTATTAACTATATAAATGATTATAACAAAATAAGAACTGAAGCTTCTCAAGAAGAATACAGAATAGGATATACAGATGTTGTTGGAATAATGATGAGCGCTGTAACAACCATTGTTAACACAATCAGCTATGTTCTAATAGCTTTTGTTGCAATATCATTGATTGTATCCTCTATTATGATAGGAATTATAACTTATATTTCAGTTCTTGAAAGAACAAAAGAAATTGGAGTATTAAGAAGTATTGGTGCATCAAAAAGAGATATTTCAACAGTATTTAATGCTGAAACATTAATTGTTGGTTTTATTGCTGGATTAATAGGTATAGGAATAACATTGTTACTTTCAATTCCTATAAATAACATTGTGTACAAAATAACCAATGTAGCAAATATTTCTGCATTGCCAGTTATGGGAGCAGTTATTTTAATACTGATAAGTGTAATACTTACTGTAATAGCTGGACTTATACCATCAAGAATAGCTGCAAAAAAAGACCCTGTTATTGCATTAAGGTCAGAATAG
- a CDS encoding CDP-alcohol phosphatidyltransferase family protein, producing MNTIKKKEIFSIPNIMGYFRILLIPIFIITYLKSNSYKGYFAAATIIGISGLTDLFDGFIARKYNMITELGIFIDPLADKLTQGAVIVCLALKFKLMRILIVIFILKEGFMAIMGLIMLKKYNKKLDGAKWFGKVCTALFDSVTFLLILIPNIPSTIRNILITTCAIVMLCTLVLYAQVFIKMKKQTSDAI from the coding sequence ATGAATACTATTAAAAAGAAAGAAATATTTTCTATACCTAATATAATGGGTTATTTTCGTATACTTCTTATACCCATTTTTATAATAACTTATTTAAAATCGAACTCATATAAAGGTTATTTTGCAGCAGCAACTATAATTGGAATTTCTGGTCTTACTGATTTATTTGATGGATTTATTGCTAGAAAATACAACATGATAACAGAGTTAGGAATATTTATTGACCCACTTGCTGATAAACTCACACAAGGAGCTGTTATTGTTTGTCTTGCACTTAAATTTAAACTTATGCGAATATTGATTGTAATATTTATACTTAAAGAAGGATTTATGGCCATAATGGGTTTGATAATGCTCAAAAAATACAATAAAAAGCTTGATGGAGCAAAATGGTTTGGTAAAGTCTGTACTGCTCTATTTGATTCTGTAACTTTTTTATTAATACTAATTCCAAATATTCCATCAACAATTCGTAATATACTAATAACAACTTGCGCCATTGTAATGCTTTGTACTTTAGTTTTATATGCCCAAGTGTTTATTAAAATGAAAAAACAAACAAGTGATGCTATTTGA
- a CDS encoding permease: MQILENIWLFFQNQILGMKWINTLIGKGLSAVGLDLNKILGSSLQFFIYDTIKIFILLSVLIFVISYIQSYFPPERTKKILGRFHGITANILAALLGTVTPFCSCSSIPLFIGFSGAGLPVGVTFSFLISSPMVDLGSLILLMSIFGAKIAVAYVVIGLILAVIGGTLIQKFGMEKYVEDFIKSAGSVDIESPDLTKHERRMYAKEQVLATIKKVALYIFIGVGIGAVIHNVIPQVWIETILGSNNPFSVILATLVGIPMYADIFGTIPVAESLFAKGAGLGTILSFMMAVTALSLPSMIMLRKAVKPKLLAVFIGIVAIGIILIGYFFNTFTFLFI, from the coding sequence ATGCAAATATTAGAAAATATATGGTTGTTTTTTCAAAACCAAATTCTTGGAATGAAATGGATTAATACCCTTATAGGTAAAGGACTTTCTGCGGTTGGACTTGACCTTAACAAAATTTTGGGTAGTAGCCTGCAGTTTTTTATTTATGATACTATCAAGATTTTTATCTTGTTATCGGTTCTTATTTTTGTAATTTCATATATTCAGAGTTATTTTCCACCAGAACGAACAAAGAAAATTCTTGGTCGCTTTCATGGCATTACGGCAAATATTCTTGCCGCATTACTTGGTACGGTAACTCCATTCTGCTCTTGTTCGTCAATTCCACTTTTTATTGGTTTTAGTGGTGCAGGACTTCCTGTTGGAGTTACATTTTCATTTCTTATTTCATCACCAATGGTTGACCTAGGCTCTCTTATTTTACTTATGAGTATATTTGGAGCAAAAATTGCTGTTGCTTATGTAGTGATTGGTCTTATTCTTGCCGTTATTGGTGGTACACTTATACAAAAATTTGGAATGGAAAAATACGTGGAAGATTTTATTAAATCAGCTGGAAGTGTGGATATTGAAAGTCCTGACCTTACAAAACATGAACGTCGCATGTATGCAAAAGAGCAAGTGCTTGCAACCATCAAGAAAGTTGCGCTATATATTTTTATAGGTGTCGGTATTGGTGCTGTTATCCATAATGTTATTCCACAGGTATGGATTGAAACAATACTTGGTAGTAATAATCCGTTCTCAGTTATACTTGCTACACTTGTTGGTATTCCAATGTATGCTGATATTTTTGGCACAATTCCTGTTGCTGAAAGCTTGTTTGCAAAGGGCGCAGGACTGGGAACAATTTTATCTTTTATGATGGCAGTTACTGCACTATCTTTACCATCTATGATTATGCTTCGCAAGGCAGTAAAACCAAAGTTGCTAGCAGTATTTATCGGTATTGTAGCAATCGGAATTATACTTATTGGGTACTTCTTTAACACATTTACATTCTTATTTATTTAA